The following coding sequences are from one Rhodobiaceae bacterium window:
- the yttP gene encoding putative HTH-type transcriptional regulator YttP — protein sequence MLIGPLILVNLGRLIMGGFATKTIEVGLEERHARKRGRPLRDGPDRREDIIKASTLLFLKDGYTSTTLRRIARAADVNVALIHYYFTSKQGLYQEVLNSTLQATLATLKDLQQTPLSVDEIAKALTAPLFKHPTLVQTLTIVDSSQEAHEATAAVMRRLSLSLTACIKSLQKTGSIRRDLDPELFAQTCLDLCWAPFKTDQAGTMGNYNEPLTPCTSVLLTRHVEQNTLVLASAAAYRTSPPNGTEKRGTQMVPLSATSPKG from the coding sequence ATGCTGATCGGCCCTTTGATTCTTGTGAATTTGGGGCGTTTGATCATGGGTGGATTTGCTACAAAGACCATTGAGGTGGGCCTGGAAGAGCGCCACGCTCGGAAGCGTGGGCGACCTCTAAGAGACGGGCCTGATCGACGTGAAGACATCATCAAAGCCTCGACACTTCTCTTTCTGAAAGACGGTTACACCAGCACAACGCTTCGACGTATTGCCCGCGCCGCTGATGTGAATGTTGCGCTGATCCACTATTACTTCACAAGCAAACAAGGGCTTTATCAGGAAGTCCTCAATTCAACACTGCAAGCGACACTAGCCACACTGAAGGATCTTCAGCAGACCCCATTGTCCGTTGACGAGATCGCCAAGGCCCTGACAGCACCCCTCTTTAAACATCCCACTCTGGTTCAAACGCTGACGATAGTAGACTCTTCACAAGAAGCACACGAAGCAACGGCAGCTGTCATGAGGCGGCTCTCACTCAGCCTCACAGCATGCATCAAGTCATTGCAGAAAACAGGAAGCATTCGCCGCGATCTGGATCCCGAATTGTTTGCACAGACCTGCCTGGACCTGTGCTGGGCACCCTTCAAGACCGATCAAGCAGGAACTATGGGCAATTACAATGAACCACTCACGCCCTGTACCAGCGTCCTCCTGACGCGCCATGTGGAACAAAACACACTCGTTCTGGCAAGCGCGGCTGCATACAGAACGAGCCCCCCTAACGGAACAGAAAAAAGGGGGACCCAGATGGTCCCCCTCTCCGCCACTTCCCCGAAAGGGTAA